TTACCAGTCGCGGGGTGAAGCCAAAAGTGAAGGTGCAATGGCCACCAGAGGCATTTTGGTTGTATGGTGTTGTCGAACCCCTCACGGGCTGGCAGTGGACTCAGGAGTATCGTCAACTCAATCACACCAACTTTCAGGCGTTTCTCAATCAGTTGTCGCTACAGTTGGGCTCTACCGTAGCAGTGATGCAGATGGACAGGGCACCGGCTCCGAAGGGCACAAGCAATCGAATGGTCTGAGAATATTATTCCCATTTTCCAACCACCCCATAGTCCACAACTCAATCCGATTGAGCGGTTATGGCAGTTTTTGAAGCAGTTATGGAAGGGCGAGAATTTTGCTTCCTTGGATGCACTACGGCAGCGGGTTAATCAAGAACTGCAGCAACTCACAACCAAACAAGTGCAATCGTTAACGTCATTTAATTTCATTTTCGATGCACTGCTGCAAGCGGCATTCTAGCCAGACTATTCTGCTCACCCTCATTTCCTTTTGGTACTACCCATCACTGTTTGAAGGCGAGCGATAACAAGCGTGGATTTCGATGGGCATCTGGCACTTTTGTAAAAACTCTGGCGCGTCGAGCGACAGGTGTGAAAAGCGACCTTTGAGCATTGGTGAATAGGTTTTCTGTCTGTCCTAGCAGTAGAAATCCGTTATTCCTCAAACTGAAATGAAAGCGAACCAGTGCCCGAATTTGAGCCAATTCCGTAAAGTAGATGAACGTATTGCGACAAACGAGCAAGTCAATTCGTGGAAAAGGTGGTGCTTGAATGAGATCGTGGCACTGAAAAATCATTGAGCGGCGTAAATCGGTTCGCCAGAGGTAACCATCGGTTGTACGCTCAAAATACTGCTCTCGCAGAGCCGCAGGAATTGCCTCAACTGCATGAGCTGAATAGTAGCCGTTACGGGCTTGGATCACGGCATCAGGATCGACATCCGTTCCATAAAGCTGCACCCGTTGCTGAAATTGTTCTATTCCCAGTGCTTCTGCCAGTAGCATTGCCAGCGAATAGGTTTCTTCTCCCGAAGCACACCCTGCACTCCAAACCCGAATTGATTCATCTGTCTGCTTGCTGCTAATGATTTTAGGAATAATCTCGGTCGCTAGATAAGTCCAAGCGTTGCGATCGCGGAAAAAATCAGTGAAGTTAATCAGAACATCGTTGAGGAGAGCAAGATGTTCTTCAGCGTGGCATTGCAAATACTGTAAGTAGCGCTGATAACTATCAATGTTGATGCATTGCATCCGGTGCTCAAACTGCCGCATCAAAGTTGAGCGTTTATAGCCCGTCAAGTCACACCCTCGGTTTTGCTTGAGGTAGTCTAACAACGCTTCAAATTCTGGACTGGTTTCAGGTAGATTCACTGGACATTGGGAGGTTAGGGATTCGGTCATGGGTGAGATTCACCACGGGGCATTGACGTAAGCAGCGGCAAGCGGACGATAAACGTTGTGCCCTGTCCCTCTCCTGCACTTTCAGCATGGATCGTACCGTTGTGTAATTCAACTAAGTGGTGGGCGATCGCTAACCCCAATCCCAATCCCTTCGCTGAATTTGTACCGTCGGCTTGGCGGAAACGATCAAAGACATAGGAAAGAAAATCAGCCGCAATACCAATGCCTGTATCAGTAACCCGAATTTCGGCATAAGAAGTATCTGAAGAATAACCGTCGTTGATCGCTGACAGTTGAATGGTGACACTGCCAGATTCTGGAGTGAATTTAATGGCATTGGTCAGCAGATTGCAAACAACTTGCTGGAGGCGATCATGGTCTCCCACCACGACAACGAGACCCGTACAGTTTTTTTGCCAAGTCAACTCAATTTTTTTGTCTGCTGCGGTTTGAGTTACGGTTGCGATCGCTGTTTCGATGACCGATTCCAATTCAATTGGTTGAGGATTCAAACATAGTTTGCCTGCGGTGATGCGGGAGAGATCGAGTAAGTCCTGTACCAATTTAGCTTGTAGCGTTGCGTTACGCTCGATCGTGTCCAATGCTTTGCTCAATATGGCTGGATTGGGCAGATTACTCTGCAACATACGTGTCCAACCAAGAATTGACACCAGAGGCGTGTTTAGTTCATGGGAAACGGTGGAGAGGAATTCATCTTTTTGATGATTAATGATTCGCTCCTGCTGAAGTGCTTCCCCGCGTAGCTGTGCCATTTGAAGATGAGCAGTAACACGAGAGATGAGTTCTTGCGCTGAGAAAGGTTTGATCAGGTAGTCATCTGCGCCTGCTTCCAGTCCTTCGACGATCGCTTCTTCTCCGGCACGAGCCGAGAGCAAAATGATCGGAACCTCTCTGGTACGCGGGTCAGCCCGTAATGTCTGCAGCAACCCGAAGCCGTCTAATCCTGGCATCATCACATCACTCAAGACAAGATCGGGGACTCGCTCTCT
This window of the Chroococcidiopsis sp. CCMEE 29 genome carries:
- a CDS encoding protein-glutamate O-methyltransferase CheR, with the protein product MTESLTSQCPVNLPETSPEFEALLDYLKQNRGCDLTGYKRSTLMRQFEHRMQCINIDSYQRYLQYLQCHAEEHLALLNDVLINFTDFFRDRNAWTYLATEIIPKIISSKQTDESIRVWSAGCASGEETYSLAMLLAEALGIEQFQQRVQLYGTDVDPDAVIQARNGYYSAHAVEAIPAALREQYFERTTDGYLWRTDLRRSMIFQCHDLIQAPPFPRIDLLVCRNTFIYFTELAQIRALVRFHFSLRNNGFLLLGQTENLFTNAQRSLFTPVARRARVFTKVPDAHRNPRLLSLAFKQ